Proteins from one Vibrio pomeroyi genomic window:
- a CDS encoding YggL family protein has protein sequence MKLDKIENKNRRLRKKLYLGEFAILGFEVSCKTSIADFDQYDVFIDEFIDFIDSIGLCFGGGGLELFEGFLCSIERYRSVTEAEHLQVAQWLEARAEVTKVEVSELIDANYAF, from the coding sequence ATGAAATTAGATAAAATCGAAAACAAAAATCGTCGCCTACGCAAAAAGCTATACCTAGGTGAATTCGCGATTCTGGGTTTTGAAGTAAGCTGCAAGACATCGATTGCTGATTTTGACCAATACGATGTGTTCATTGATGAGTTCATCGATTTCATCGACAGCATCGGCTTATGCTTTGGTGGCGGTGGCCTAGAGCTGTTTGAAGGTTTCTTGTGTTCTATCGAGCGTTACCGTTCTGTCACTGAAGCAGAACACCTGCAAGTTGCACAATGGCTTGAAGCGCGTGCTGAAGTAACGAAAGTTGAAGTAAGCGAGCTTATTGACGCAAACTACGCGTTCTAA
- a CDS encoding phosphodiesterase: MLIAQLTDLHIKQGGKHAYRKVDTLKCLHDAVDHINRLSPRPDCVVVTGDLGDFGVSEEYLLINEALSKFEIPLYVIPGNHDDRNNLRDGLSDLVSFDHQEYCNFVAEEHGVVLVGLDSSVIGKPYGYLSNETLDWLRSVLIEYSAKPKMLFIHHPPMKVGLNHMDVQNLQNNDEFYDVLKEHENIVGICAGHLHRPITAVWNSIPVWVGPSHSHSVTLDLDPNACSSFSLEPKAIQLLTVEGNSVVSHISYIEDSDGPYPFFDESGALID; encoded by the coding sequence ATGCTAATTGCACAGCTGACAGACCTGCATATTAAGCAGGGGGGCAAACACGCCTACAGAAAAGTCGATACATTAAAATGTTTGCACGATGCCGTCGATCATATTAACCGTTTAAGTCCAAGGCCGGATTGCGTGGTGGTGACAGGCGATTTGGGTGACTTTGGAGTGTCGGAAGAGTACTTGTTGATTAACGAAGCTTTGTCTAAGTTCGAGATACCTTTGTATGTTATTCCGGGAAATCATGATGATAGGAATAACCTACGTGATGGTTTGTCCGATCTCGTTTCGTTTGATCATCAGGAGTATTGTAACTTCGTTGCTGAAGAACATGGGGTCGTATTAGTTGGTTTGGATTCATCCGTCATTGGTAAGCCTTACGGCTATTTAAGCAATGAAACGCTAGACTGGCTAAGGTCAGTGCTTATTGAGTATTCCGCTAAACCGAAAATGTTGTTTATACATCACCCTCCAATGAAGGTTGGGCTAAACCATATGGACGTTCAAAACCTTCAAAACAATGATGAATTTTATGATGTTCTTAAAGAGCATGAAAACATCGTCGGCATATGCGCAGGGCATTTACATAGACCCATTACCGCTGTTTGGAATTCGATCCCAGTTTGGGTCGGCCCCTCACATAGTCACTCAGTGACCTTAGATTTAGACCCTAACGCGTGCTCGTCATTTTCATTAGAGCCTAAAGCGATACAATTACTCACAGTGGAGGGTAACTCAGTTGTCTCTCATATTAGCTATATTGAAGACAGTGATGGTCCTTATCCTTTCTTTGACGAATCTGGTGCGCTGATTGATTAA
- a CDS encoding response regulator transcription factor, which produces MNSAAVNLMANILLVEDDDDLAELVQMHLKFQGHDVVRTNSIEKAQALYQGRQFDLIVLDRGLPDGDGLDFCRLLRQQEDWTPVLMLTARDTELDKVSGLEAGVDDYITKPFSVLEFQARVRNVLRRLSHSEATVKESQSTEPVMSFGGLTIQPERHQVSLNNQDVPLTATEFTLLHFLATRPGRVYSKDELLNHVWNTDHSGYHHTVCSTVNRLRTKLAMPNSDDDFIKTVWGVGYKFESKV; this is translated from the coding sequence ATGAACAGTGCTGCGGTAAATTTGATGGCAAACATATTGTTGGTTGAAGACGATGATGATTTGGCTGAGCTAGTGCAGATGCACCTTAAGTTCCAAGGGCATGATGTTGTAAGAACCAACTCAATTGAAAAGGCTCAAGCGTTATATCAGGGAAGACAGTTTGATTTGATCGTGCTTGATCGAGGCTTACCTGACGGCGATGGCCTTGATTTCTGTCGATTGTTACGCCAGCAAGAAGACTGGACGCCTGTGCTAATGCTCACTGCAAGAGATACTGAGCTAGATAAGGTGTCGGGCTTAGAAGCTGGGGTTGATGACTACATTACTAAGCCTTTCAGCGTTCTCGAGTTTCAAGCTCGCGTGAGGAACGTGCTGCGTCGTTTAAGTCACTCTGAAGCGACAGTGAAAGAGTCGCAATCAACCGAACCCGTAATGAGTTTTGGCGGGCTTACCATCCAACCTGAGCGTCATCAGGTTTCATTGAACAATCAAGATGTCCCACTGACAGCAACCGAGTTTACGTTACTTCACTTTTTAGCCACCCGACCGGGGCGCGTCTATAGCAAAGATGAGCTACTGAATCACGTTTGGAATACCGATCATTCTGGTTATCACCACACGGTGTGTAGCACGGTTAACCGATTGAGAACCAAACTGGCGATGCCGAATAGCGACGATGACTTCATCAAAACCGTTTGGGGTGTGGGCTATAAGTTCGAATCGAAAGTTTAG
- a CDS encoding DEAD/DEAH box helicase produces the protein MSFSSQGFAPELVKALTECGYEKLTPIQQKAIPMARKGHDIFATAQTGTGKTAAFSLPVIQHLLNSGKKASRGTARGLILAPTRELAAQIAQNIKDYVKYTELSVSAVYGGNKMSSQVRQLELGVDILVATPGRLEEHLEAGNVSIANLEFLVFDEADRILDMGFINAVRKIMLDVETSPQIMMFSATTSTQLNQLSVDILRKPKRISVERENSTAATVGHVVYPVDQERKTELLSELIGRKNWRQVLVFVNYKETANDVVKELKLDGIKAVLCHGDKAQSARRRALDDFKEGKARVMVATDVAARGLDIEDLPHVINYDMPFLAEDYVHRIGRTGRAGKQGHAVSFVNREEELTVVQVEKLIQQRIRRVEQPGYEPKKRDAYIEKLNTKSAYKNRQGRKNNANEEPQDQASAERRLTMMKRIKNRRK, from the coding sequence ATGTCATTTTCCTCTCAAGGTTTTGCTCCTGAATTAGTCAAAGCGTTGACTGAGTGTGGTTATGAAAAACTCACTCCAATTCAACAAAAAGCGATTCCAATGGCTCGTAAAGGCCATGATATTTTTGCTACTGCTCAAACCGGTACGGGTAAAACAGCGGCATTCTCATTGCCTGTTATTCAGCACCTACTGAACAGCGGTAAAAAAGCATCTCGAGGAACAGCTCGCGGCCTTATTCTTGCTCCAACTCGTGAGCTTGCTGCGCAGATCGCTCAAAACATCAAAGACTACGTTAAATACACTGAACTAAGCGTTTCAGCGGTTTACGGTGGTAACAAGATGTCTTCACAGGTTCGTCAATTAGAACTGGGTGTGGATATTTTGGTTGCGACTCCAGGCCGTTTAGAAGAGCACTTAGAAGCGGGTAACGTGTCTATTGCTAACTTAGAATTCCTAGTATTTGATGAAGCTGACCGTATCCTAGATATGGGCTTCATCAATGCCGTTCGTAAGATCATGTTGGATGTAGAAACCTCTCCACAAATCATGATGTTCTCCGCGACAACATCGACTCAGTTAAACCAACTGTCAGTTGATATTTTACGTAAACCAAAACGTATCAGTGTTGAACGTGAAAACTCGACGGCTGCAACTGTCGGTCACGTGGTTTACCCAGTGGATCAAGAGCGTAAAACAGAATTGCTTTCTGAACTGATTGGTCGTAAAAACTGGCGTCAAGTGCTTGTGTTCGTGAACTACAAAGAAACAGCGAACGACGTGGTTAAAGAGCTTAAGCTAGACGGCATTAAAGCGGTATTGTGTCACGGTGATAAAGCACAAAGTGCTCGTCGTCGTGCTCTAGACGATTTTAAAGAAGGTAAAGCGCGTGTAATGGTAGCAACAGACGTTGCGGCTCGTGGTCTTGATATCGAAGACTTACCACACGTAATTAACTACGACATGCCTTTCCTAGCAGAAGACTATGTTCACCGTATTGGTCGTACAGGTCGTGCAGGTAAGCAAGGTCACGCTGTGTCTTTCGTTAACCGCGAAGAAGAGCTGACTGTGGTTCAAGTTGAAAAACTCATTCAACAGCGAATTCGCCGTGTTGAGCAACCGGGTTATGAACCGAAGAAACGTGATGCTTACATTGAAAAGCTGAACACTAAGTCGGCTTACAAAAACCGCCAAGGTCGAAAAAACAACGCGAACGAAGAGCCTCAAGATCAAGCAAGCGCAGAACGTCGTTTGACCATGATGAAGCGAATTAAAAACCGTCGTAAGTAA
- a CDS encoding spondin domain-containing protein yields the protein MNKRTQISLVIGSAMFAFGAVQAQAAQLEVTVTNATKGIYFTPILAAAHDSSLFMFRAGETASAELESMAEGGDISGLSGVIANAGGVVVENPASGILDPGVATTFDIDTGDLAYLSLGAMLLPTNDGFVGLDSWKIPTQAGTYKATLNGYDAGTEANDELASSMPNPPFISFGAGGTGVETAVSNAKVHIHPGNIGDSDAAGGISDLDSSSHRWLNPVATITIVVK from the coding sequence ATGAATAAACGTACTCAAATCAGCTTAGTGATTGGCTCAGCGATGTTCGCTTTTGGGGCTGTTCAAGCTCAGGCAGCCCAACTTGAGGTGACTGTCACCAATGCCACAAAAGGGATCTACTTTACGCCAATCTTGGCAGCGGCTCATGATTCAAGCTTGTTCATGTTTAGAGCGGGGGAGACAGCTTCTGCTGAGTTGGAATCCATGGCGGAAGGAGGAGACATCTCGGGGTTATCTGGTGTCATCGCCAATGCGGGTGGTGTCGTCGTTGAAAACCCTGCTAGCGGCATTCTTGACCCAGGTGTTGCGACCACATTTGATATTGATACTGGCGATCTGGCTTACTTGTCACTCGGTGCGATGTTGTTGCCGACCAACGATGGCTTTGTTGGATTAGACAGCTGGAAGATCCCAACTCAAGCAGGTACCTATAAAGCCACGCTCAATGGCTATGACGCAGGGACTGAAGCCAATGATGAGCTGGCTAGTAGTATGCCAAATCCTCCCTTTATTAGCTTTGGTGCTGGTGGTACAGGTGTAGAGACTGCCGTGTCTAACGCTAAGGTTCATATTCATCCGGGCAACATTGGTGATAGTGATGCTGCAGGCGGTATAAGTGACCTTGACAGCAGTAGCCATCGCTGGTTAAACCCTGTGGCAACCATCACGATCGTTGTGAAGTAA
- a CDS encoding GTP-binding protein yields the protein MTKKVPTNIITGFLGVGKTTAILNLLKNKPENENWAVLVNEFGEIGIDGALMTDQGALIKEVPGGCMCCTAGVPMSVGINALLRQKPDRLLIEPTGLGHPKQVIATLTSDQYTPYVDLKATLGLVDPRNLSKEKYTSNQNFNDQLDSADVILGTKVDLVHSEDIDVFNDWVTDQTPAKVFHKLIHDGEVPLEVLDIERVHGSASTHIESHHHDHAEQEPQFELPPGEAFIRKENKGQGYYSCGWLFGAEHKFDFDALFSMLSDLTAERVKAVVNTDQGCYAFNVANQVVSVNEISLDGFESRLEVIDSQLMPWGDLEQILLKLCGIK from the coding sequence ATGACCAAAAAAGTTCCTACAAACATAATTACGGGTTTCTTAGGTGTTGGTAAGACGACAGCTATTTTGAATCTGCTTAAAAACAAACCTGAGAATGAGAACTGGGCTGTTCTGGTTAATGAGTTTGGGGAGATTGGTATCGATGGCGCGTTAATGACGGACCAAGGTGCTTTGATTAAAGAAGTGCCGGGCGGATGTATGTGCTGCACAGCGGGCGTGCCTATGTCGGTAGGTATTAATGCTTTACTTCGCCAAAAGCCAGACCGCTTGCTGATTGAGCCAACAGGCCTTGGTCACCCAAAACAGGTGATCGCGACACTGACTTCAGACCAATACACGCCATACGTTGATCTAAAAGCGACATTAGGTTTGGTTGACCCACGCAATCTATCCAAAGAAAAATACACCTCTAATCAGAACTTTAATGATCAATTAGACAGCGCAGACGTGATTCTCGGCACCAAGGTCGATCTTGTGCATTCTGAAGACATCGATGTGTTTAACGATTGGGTGACGGATCAAACGCCAGCTAAAGTCTTCCACAAGCTAATTCACGATGGTGAAGTGCCATTAGAAGTGTTGGACATTGAAAGAGTACATGGCAGTGCTTCAACTCATATTGAATCGCACCATCATGATCACGCTGAACAAGAACCTCAATTCGAACTACCTCCGGGCGAAGCGTTCATACGCAAAGAGAACAAGGGGCAGGGCTACTACAGTTGTGGTTGGCTGTTTGGTGCTGAGCATAAATTCGATTTCGATGCGCTATTCTCAATGCTTTCTGATCTCACGGCTGAGCGAGTAAAAGCCGTAGTAAACACCGACCAAGGTTGCTACGCATTCAATGTGGCGAATCAAGTGGTGTCAGTGAATGAAATTTCCCTCGATGGCTTTGAATCTCGATTGGAAGTGATCGACTCGCAGTTAATGCCGTGGGGCGATCTCGAACAGATTTTACTCAAGCTGTGCGGCATCAAATAG
- the clcA gene encoding H(+)/Cl(-) exchange transporter ClcA, producing the protein MTNRERIKQSLLAKMPRDAINQFLSRDKTPASVLFLSCIVGILAGVVGTYFEVAVHFITETRTDWLKDEIGSYLPLWLAAFLISAAFAFIGYFLVHRFAPEAAGSGIPEIEGAMDGMRPVRWWRVLPVKFFGGMGALGSGMVLGREGPTVQMGGSIGRMVTDIFRVKDDDTRHSLLASGAAGGLAAAFNAPLAGIMFVVEEMRPQFRYSLISIKAVIISAISANIVFRSINGQSAVITMPQYQQPELSALWLFLLLGVLFGLFGVIFNKLITLSQDMFVAIHKNDRKRYLITGSLLGGCFGLLLLYIPELTGGGIGIIPNITNGSYSTNILLLIFLGRVITTLLCFGSGAPGGIFAPMLALGTLFGYAFGLIAAAFFPELNIEPGMFAIAGMGALFAATVRAPITGILLVIEMTNNYYLILPLIITCLGAVIIAQMLGGQPIYSQLLNRTLKNEKLRQQDLPQQEEVR; encoded by the coding sequence ATGACCAATAGAGAGAGAATTAAGCAATCCCTTTTAGCAAAAATGCCAAGGGATGCTATCAACCAATTTCTCTCTAGAGACAAAACACCCGCTTCCGTACTTTTCCTCTCTTGCATTGTCGGTATCCTTGCTGGCGTGGTGGGCACCTATTTCGAAGTTGCGGTTCATTTCATCACAGAAACTCGTACCGATTGGCTGAAAGATGAAATCGGTAGCTATTTACCACTTTGGCTTGCTGCTTTCCTCATCAGTGCTGCATTCGCCTTCATTGGCTATTTTCTCGTTCACCGTTTCGCTCCAGAAGCTGCCGGTTCTGGCATCCCTGAAATAGAAGGCGCGATGGACGGTATGCGACCTGTTCGTTGGTGGAGAGTATTACCAGTAAAATTCTTTGGTGGTATGGGCGCGTTAGGTTCTGGCATGGTGTTAGGTCGTGAAGGGCCAACCGTGCAAATGGGCGGAAGCATCGGTCGAATGGTCACTGACATATTCCGGGTAAAAGATGACGATACTCGACACTCATTACTTGCTTCAGGTGCGGCTGGTGGCTTGGCTGCAGCGTTCAATGCACCATTAGCTGGGATTATGTTCGTTGTTGAAGAAATGAGACCACAATTTCGTTATTCACTCATTTCAATCAAAGCTGTCATCATCTCTGCGATCTCAGCCAACATTGTATTTCGTTCGATCAATGGTCAATCTGCTGTTATTACCATGCCTCAGTACCAACAACCTGAGCTGAGTGCGCTTTGGTTATTCCTATTACTCGGCGTATTGTTCGGCTTGTTTGGCGTGATCTTCAATAAGCTAATAACACTTTCGCAGGATATGTTTGTTGCCATACACAAGAACGACCGCAAACGCTACTTGATAACTGGAAGCCTGCTTGGTGGCTGCTTTGGCTTGTTGCTGCTTTATATTCCTGAATTGACTGGCGGTGGTATTGGTATCATCCCAAACATCACTAACGGCAGTTACAGCACAAACATATTGCTACTGATCTTCCTAGGCCGTGTTATCACCACCCTACTTTGCTTTGGCTCTGGTGCTCCGGGCGGTATCTTTGCGCCGATGCTCGCACTCGGCACACTCTTTGGTTACGCATTTGGACTTATCGCCGCGGCATTCTTTCCTGAACTGAATATCGAACCGGGTATGTTTGCGATTGCGGGAATGGGTGCTTTATTCGCTGCAACCGTGCGAGCACCAATTACAGGTATATTGTTGGTTATCGAAATGACCAATAACTACTACCTTATCCTGCCGTTGATCATCACTTGTCTAGGTGCCGTAATCATTGCTCAGATGTTAGGTGGTCAGCCGATCTACAGCCAACTACTGAACCGTACACTGAAAAATGAGAAGTTAAGACAACAAGACCTACCTCAGCAAGAGGAAGTGCGTTAA
- a CDS encoding TDT family transporter — protein MPPSQASLALGVIGLGQAWALYLPGVGEIIRPYLAAFGALLLLPVLLRYLTSFNTFINDIRHPLSGSLMAPMSMALLILCDYLAEISPIIAYPIWFCALLLHFTMMVLFFGFQIINFKMSNIVPSWFLYPVGLISSSLAGTQFGHTVFSETLAATCIGIYFFMLPVVLYRLVFEGNLPRRARPTLAIMAAPVNLSLAAYLVNFDNPDPILTGALAGIAITMTLLIYLCYIRLMRLKFQPSIAAVTFPSVISAIAMHRLTTFFGAEFPQWYWLHKFGFFELTIATILVIWVAGGYVKMYWPEFFDTHYMSKKTKRS, from the coding sequence GTGCCTCCCTCTCAGGCGTCTTTAGCACTTGGTGTAATTGGACTCGGGCAAGCTTGGGCATTGTACCTCCCAGGGGTTGGCGAGATCATTCGCCCTTATCTTGCTGCATTCGGCGCGCTGTTATTGCTGCCCGTTTTACTTCGTTATCTCACCAGCTTTAATACTTTCATCAATGATATCCGTCATCCACTTAGCGGAAGCTTAATGGCGCCAATGAGCATGGCATTGTTGATTCTGTGTGACTACTTAGCAGAGATATCGCCAATAATCGCCTACCCGATTTGGTTCTGTGCGTTATTACTGCACTTTACGATGATGGTGTTGTTCTTCGGTTTTCAGATCATCAACTTCAAAATGTCTAACATTGTTCCGAGTTGGTTTCTGTACCCAGTAGGTTTGATCAGTAGTTCGTTAGCGGGTACGCAGTTTGGACACACCGTATTCTCAGAAACGCTTGCAGCGACATGTATTGGTATCTACTTCTTCATGTTGCCTGTGGTGCTATACCGCTTAGTATTTGAAGGCAACCTACCGCGCAGAGCAAGACCAACACTGGCAATCATGGCCGCACCAGTAAACTTGTCTTTGGCCGCTTACTTGGTCAACTTTGATAATCCAGATCCTATTCTTACTGGCGCGCTGGCGGGCATCGCCATCACCATGACGCTGCTGATTTACTTGTGTTATATCCGCTTGATGCGTTTGAAGTTCCAACCATCCATTGCTGCGGTTACCTTCCCGTCGGTGATCAGCGCCATTGCGATGCATCGCTTAACCACCTTTTTCGGGGCTGAATTCCCGCAATGGTACTGGCTACACAAATTTGGTTTCTTTGAGTTGACCATCGCTACGATATTGGTCATTTGGGTCGCTGGCGGTTACGTGAAGATGTACTGGCCCGAGTTTTTTGATACTCACTACATGTCGAAAAAGACGAAGCGCTCTTAA
- a CDS encoding LysE family translocator, which produces MDSALLWAFIPTFFFVSITPGMCMTLALTLGMSIGYKRTLWMMVGELAGVAVVSVAAVLGIASIMLNYPWLFTGFKFVGAGYLFYLGVQMWRSRGKLAISTDNQEAQVNNDWDLVVQGFVTAIANPKGWAFMISLLPPFINSSKDLAPQLFILVSIILVSEFVCMTLYATGGKSLKHMLGKADNVKLMNRIAGTLMMGVGVWLFVS; this is translated from the coding sequence ATGGATAGCGCGCTACTTTGGGCTTTTATTCCCACGTTTTTCTTTGTATCAATCACGCCCGGCATGTGTATGACCTTGGCGTTAACGTTGGGCATGAGCATCGGTTACAAGCGTACATTATGGATGATGGTCGGTGAACTGGCCGGAGTTGCTGTGGTTTCGGTCGCCGCAGTATTAGGTATCGCTTCGATTATGTTGAATTACCCATGGCTGTTTACAGGCTTCAAATTTGTGGGCGCAGGGTACTTGTTCTATTTAGGCGTTCAAATGTGGCGTTCAAGAGGCAAACTGGCAATCAGTACTGATAATCAAGAGGCTCAAGTGAACAATGATTGGGACTTGGTGGTTCAAGGCTTTGTTACTGCGATTGCTAACCCGAAAGGTTGGGCGTTTATGATCTCTCTGCTTCCTCCTTTTATTAACAGCAGTAAAGATTTAGCACCGCAGTTATTCATTCTAGTGTCGATTATTCTTGTCTCTGAATTTGTGTGCATGACTCTGTACGCGACAGGCGGTAAGAGTCTTAAACATATGCTCGGCAAGGCAGACAATGTGAAATTGATGAACCGCATTGCTGGCACGCTGATGATGGGCGTGGGTGTGTGGTTGTTCGTGAGTTAA
- a CDS encoding spondin domain-containing protein yields MKARILFIAASVAVLAGCPDDDDDYYRYDVSVTNLTPNQPMSPLAVLTHNTSFDLFEIGQSASVDLEYLAEGGSNAELIALSNSDANVYQGISGNGLILSGEQDTVSIRVDPNQEGYISVASMLVNTNDAFVGESGLSLKSLAVGDTFVMNMNVWDSGTELNDELAATIPGPAGGGEGFNSDRNDSDVVSFHSGVISQDDGLATSTLSGNHRFLNPGARITITRTE; encoded by the coding sequence ATGAAAGCTAGAATTTTATTTATCGCAGCTTCTGTTGCCGTATTGGCTGGTTGTCCTGATGATGACGATGATTACTACCGCTACGATGTGAGTGTTACCAACCTCACGCCCAACCAACCTATGTCACCACTTGCGGTACTGACGCACAACACCAGTTTTGATCTGTTTGAAATCGGCCAAAGTGCTTCCGTTGACCTTGAATACTTAGCTGAAGGCGGCAGTAATGCAGAACTCATCGCGCTCAGCAACAGTGACGCTAATGTTTATCAAGGCATCTCAGGCAATGGGCTGATTCTATCCGGAGAACAAGACACGGTGTCTATTCGTGTCGACCCTAATCAAGAAGGGTATATCTCTGTTGCTTCAATGTTAGTGAACACCAATGATGCGTTTGTTGGCGAATCTGGTTTATCGCTGAAATCGTTAGCGGTGGGCGACACGTTTGTTATGAATATGAACGTGTGGGATTCAGGAACGGAGCTCAATGACGAACTTGCAGCAACGATTCCTGGGCCTGCAGGCGGTGGGGAAGGTTTTAACAGTGATAGAAACGATAGCGATGTAGTGAGCTTCCACTCAGGTGTCATCAGCCAGGATGATGGTCTTGCGACCTCAACATTAAGTGGCAATCATCGTTTCCTTAATCCCGGTGCACGAATCACGATTACTCGCACAGAGTAA
- a CDS encoding PhoX family phosphatase, translated as MSKETFDSTRFNKSKNKPFEEVLDANLSRRNVLKGGLGISAMTAFGAFGLAGHSTANAATMQATGAQKSTATLAFESVKGSLTDSVVVPKGYTAQVLVPWGTPLNKQGNAWLKDGTNNAQDQANALGMHHDGMHFFPLVGNSNDGLLVINHEYIDQKALHANGPTYNEGARPNIDEVRKEINAHGVSVVRVKLEGNQWVMVDNDPLNRRYTGATVMDISGPVAHSEFTKTKFSQDGSQARGTLNNCGNGYTPWGTYLTCEENWPGYFVNKGTTTPAQERIGIATDKTRYGWDTLSGDKQERLDEFARFDVTPTADSPMDDYRNEAHGHGYIVEIDPYTANSRAKKRSALGCFRHEGCTFGKLTEGEPIVFYSGHDSRFEYLYKFVSEAKWDPRDAEPRNRLSAGDKYMDKGTLYVAKFNDDGSGTWLPLTLSSKTTNGGKLGDTFDSQAALIVNTAGAADLVGATPMDRPEWCSVDPMTGTAYLTLTNNNKRKEANSANPRVNNKFGHVIRWDEGKTAGEFDWDIFVFGSPAVEDKSINRSGLTDMNQFASPDGLAFDARGILWIQTDNGADEVTGYTNDQMLAVVPSQLTDDKGNSTVIDANNQAQLKRFFVGPNGCEVTGFTISPDFKSLFVNIQHPANWPSSNDATAQTQGNVRPRASTVVIRREDGGEIAV; from the coding sequence ATGAGCAAGGAAACATTTGATAGCACTCGTTTTAACAAGAGTAAAAACAAACCCTTCGAAGAAGTTCTAGATGCAAACCTTTCAAGAAGAAACGTGTTAAAAGGAGGTTTAGGCATCAGTGCAATGACCGCTTTTGGCGCGTTTGGTTTAGCGGGTCACAGCACAGCTAACGCCGCAACAATGCAAGCAACGGGCGCGCAGAAAAGCACCGCAACTCTAGCGTTTGAATCGGTTAAAGGCTCATTGACTGACAGTGTTGTCGTACCGAAAGGCTACACAGCACAAGTGCTCGTTCCTTGGGGCACGCCACTTAACAAGCAAGGTAATGCTTGGTTAAAAGACGGTACAAACAACGCACAAGACCAAGCCAACGCACTGGGAATGCACCACGATGGCATGCACTTCTTCCCGCTTGTTGGCAACAGCAATGATGGTTTGTTGGTGATCAACCACGAATACATTGACCAAAAAGCCCTGCACGCTAACGGCCCGACATACAATGAAGGCGCTCGTCCTAACATTGATGAAGTACGCAAAGAGATCAATGCTCACGGCGTGAGTGTGGTTCGCGTTAAGCTTGAAGGCAACCAATGGGTAATGGTCGATAACGATCCGCTTAACCGCCGCTACACAGGCGCGACCGTAATGGATATTTCTGGCCCTGTCGCTCACAGTGAGTTTACCAAAACGAAATTCTCACAAGACGGCAGCCAAGCTCGCGGCACATTAAACAACTGTGGCAACGGCTACACACCTTGGGGCACTTACCTAACTTGTGAAGAGAACTGGCCGGGTTACTTCGTTAATAAAGGGACAACGACACCGGCTCAAGAGCGTATCGGTATCGCAACAGATAAAACACGTTACGGTTGGGACACGCTTTCTGGTGACAAACAAGAACGCTTGGATGAGTTTGCACGCTTTGACGTAACACCAACCGCTGATTCACCAATGGACGATTACCGTAACGAAGCTCACGGTCACGGCTACATTGTTGAAATCGACCCATACACAGCAAACTCTCGTGCGAAGAAGCGTTCTGCTCTAGGCTGCTTCCGTCATGAAGGTTGTACATTTGGTAAGTTAACTGAAGGCGAGCCGATCGTATTCTACTCTGGCCACGATTCTCGTTTCGAATACCTGTACAAATTTGTTTCTGAAGCGAAATGGGACCCGCGTGACGCTGAGCCAAGAAACCGCCTAAGCGCGGGTGACAAGTACATGGACAAAGGCACGCTTTACGTCGCTAAGTTCAACGACGATGGTTCAGGTACATGGTTGCCATTAACATTGAGCAGCAAGACCACCAACGGTGGCAAGCTAGGTGATACGTTTGATTCTCAAGCGGCACTTATCGTTAATACCGCAGGCGCAGCCGACCTTGTAGGTGCAACGCCAATGGATCGCCCTGAATGGTGCTCTGTTGACCCGATGACAGGTACCGCTTACTTAACGCTAACAAATAACAACAAGCGTAAAGAAGCGAACTCAGCGAACCCTCGCGTAAACAACAAGTTTGGTCATGTTATCCGTTGGGATGAAGGCAAAACGGCGGGCGAATTCGATTGGGATATCTTTGTATTCGGTTCACCTGCAGTGGAAGACAAGTCTATCAACCGCTCTGGTCTAACAGACATGAACCAATTCGCGAGCCCTGATGGCTTAGCGTTTGATGCTCGTGGCATCCTGTGGATTCAGACTGATAACGGCGCAGATGAAGTTACTGGCTACACCAACGACCAAATGCTTGCTGTGGTTCCATCTCAGTTAACGGATGACAAAGGCAACAGCACGGTGATTGATGCAAACAACCAAGCACAGCTTAAACGCTTCTTTGTTGGTCCAAACGGATGTGAAGTGACTGGCTTTACTATCAGCCCAGACTTCAAATCACTATTTGTGAACATTCAACACCCTGCAAACTGGCCATCATCAAACGATGCGACGGCGCAAACTCAAGGCAATGTTCGCCCAAGAGCATCAACGGTTGTCATTCGCCGTGAAGACGGTGGTGAAATCGCGGTTTAA